The Ruegeria sp. YS9 genome contains a region encoding:
- a CDS encoding aromatic ring-hydroxylating dioxygenase subunit alpha gives MNKHSALSSVLTPVNTAKGLPNEHYVDPAVFAEEREAVLFANWSGIGFGKDIPEAGDAFPIDFLGMPLLMVRDRDGQIGVFQNTCRHRGMILVDKPQKIRGAIRCPYHSWCYGLNGELRTAPHVGGPGQNTHEDLDFAELGLIRIRSYVWRDVVFVNVDGNAPEFEEVHRELMERWKDFEQPMYHGGAGASVRLELESNWKLAVENFCESYHLPWVHPGLNSYSRLEDHYNINELGKYSGQGTYVYRQFEGQNGEKLDDFQNLSEQWNEGAEYIVVYPNTLLGVQRDHGFAFIIDPITHERSNERIELYYAKKPEDAPEHEALRAKNAQLWKTVFEEDVFVVEGMQKGRHGVKFDGGRFSPAMDGPTHCFHHWVATQIEKARAEA, from the coding sequence ATGAACAAGCATTCAGCGCTTTCGTCTGTTCTGACCCCGGTAAACACCGCCAAGGGCCTGCCGAACGAGCATTATGTCGATCCCGCTGTCTTTGCCGAGGAACGGGAGGCGGTCCTGTTCGCGAACTGGTCGGGCATCGGTTTTGGCAAGGACATTCCCGAAGCGGGAGATGCCTTTCCGATCGACTTTCTCGGCATGCCGCTTCTGATGGTTCGCGACCGTGACGGACAGATCGGCGTTTTCCAGAACACCTGCCGCCATCGCGGAATGATCTTGGTCGACAAGCCGCAGAAAATCCGCGGCGCGATTCGTTGCCCCTATCACAGCTGGTGTTACGGCCTGAATGGCGAGCTGCGCACTGCGCCGCATGTCGGTGGCCCCGGACAGAACACGCATGAAGATCTGGACTTTGCTGAACTGGGCCTGATCCGCATACGTTCCTATGTCTGGCGCGACGTTGTCTTCGTAAATGTGGATGGCAACGCCCCGGAGTTCGAAGAGGTCCATCGCGAATTGATGGAACGCTGGAAAGATTTTGAACAGCCCATGTATCATGGCGGTGCGGGCGCGTCTGTCCGGCTCGAGCTGGAGTCGAACTGGAAACTGGCGGTCGAAAACTTCTGCGAAAGCTATCACCTGCCTTGGGTTCACCCGGGCCTTAACAGCTATTCGCGTCTGGAAGACCACTACAACATCAATGAACTGGGCAAGTACTCGGGTCAGGGCACCTACGTCTATCGTCAGTTCGAAGGTCAGAACGGCGAGAAGCTGGATGACTTCCAGAACCTGAGCGAACAGTGGAATGAAGGGGCGGAATACATCGTCGTGTACCCGAACACCTTGCTGGGTGTTCAACGCGACCATGGCTTTGCCTTCATCATCGATCCGATCACCCATGAGCGGTCGAACGAAAGGATCGAGCTGTACTACGCCAAAAAACCGGAAGACGCACCCGAGCACGAAGCGTTGCGCGCAAAGAACGCGCAGCTTTGGAAAACCGTTTTCGAAGAGGATGTATTCGTGGTCGAGGGCATGCAGAAAGGCCGTCATGGCGTCAAATTCGACGGTGGTCGCTTTTCGCCCGCGATGGATGGCCCAACGCATTGTTTCCACCACTGGGTGGCCACTCAGATCGAAAAAGCCCGTGCCGAGGCATGA
- a CDS encoding LysR substrate-binding domain-containing protein, with protein MNVAHLYLLSHAAAMSRRHYNLPPLTTLSAFEAAARHLSFKEAAGELSVTPGAVSHQIKALESELGSALFVRKHRGVELTEDGQDLFEVLGSSFRQISKVLEKIRSGDSENPVTVGSTTAVAALWLSPSVIRFWQDYPHVKVNQMAQDKPFSDRPDIDFFIRYGRDVNSQLNHTKLYRDTLTPVCSPEMAMELKGASLEDLVERRLIHLETQDNTWTTWPSWFHDLGYTGVVPVQSRVNSYALALQLARKGAGLALGWKRLIQPMLASGKLVALEEFSLPAPNNFYLVGRPDDQLTEGALALKNWLLDELSGGSV; from the coding sequence ATGAATGTAGCTCACCTCTATCTCTTGAGCCACGCAGCAGCCATGTCACGACGCCACTATAATCTTCCACCCCTTACGACTTTGTCGGCCTTCGAGGCCGCCGCGCGGCATCTCAGTTTCAAAGAAGCGGCCGGCGAACTGTCGGTTACGCCGGGTGCTGTCAGCCACCAGATAAAAGCGCTGGAAAGTGAACTGGGTTCAGCGCTGTTCGTCAGAAAACACAGGGGCGTGGAACTGACCGAAGACGGCCAGGACCTGTTCGAGGTGCTCGGTTCGTCGTTCCGGCAGATTTCGAAGGTGCTTGAAAAGATTCGCAGCGGCGATTCAGAAAATCCGGTGACGGTCGGGTCCACTACCGCTGTGGCGGCGTTGTGGCTTTCCCCGTCGGTCATCCGGTTCTGGCAGGACTACCCGCACGTGAAAGTGAACCAGATGGCACAGGACAAGCCATTCTCGGACAGGCCGGATATCGACTTTTTCATCCGCTACGGTCGTGACGTGAACTCGCAGCTGAACCATACTAAACTGTACCGTGATACTCTGACGCCGGTCTGTAGCCCCGAGATGGCCATGGAACTGAAGGGGGCAAGCCTGGAAGACCTGGTCGAACGTCGCCTGATCCACCTTGAAACGCAGGACAACACCTGGACCACCTGGCCATCTTGGTTTCACGACCTCGGATATACCGGAGTTGTACCGGTGCAGTCGCGTGTAAACAGCTATGCCCTGGCGTTGCAGTTGGCCCGCAAAGGGGCCGGGCTTGCATTGGGGTGGAAACGCTTGATCCAGCCCATGCTGGCATCAGGAAAACTTGTGGCGCTGGAAGAATTCAGCCTCCCTGCCCCGAACAATTTTTACCTCGTCGGTCGCCCGGACGACCAGCTGACAGAAGGTGCCCTGGCGCTGAAAAACTGGTTGCTGGATGAATTGTCCGGGGGTTCGGTTTAG
- a CDS encoding PDR/VanB family oxidoreductase, producing the protein MDTQVARLVRKTQLSPDTSDFCFEIENGRFTSLQPGAHVDIHLADDLVRQYSLWSWSQDGRVINVAVKREDEGRGGSVAMHALQDGSMVEIGGPRNHFKLESHDRHVTLIAGGIGATPLVAMARELLNRGQDFRVYYLVRSREYAAMDAQFRSLGLDEWYHLHCDDTDGQFDFASVMQSTPMGADVYTCGPEPMLNAVLEASASLRGGAIHFERFAAASDIEHDTNAEFRVEIQSTGAVYPVGKEETILEVLQNNGVQVDFGCSEGLCGSCIVDVVSGQVDHRDGILTPQERESHEFLCTCVSRAKSEKLVLKL; encoded by the coding sequence ATGGATACACAAGTTGCCCGCCTCGTGCGCAAAACACAGCTGAGCCCGGACACGTCCGATTTTTGCTTTGAAATCGAAAACGGCCGCTTCACAAGTCTTCAACCCGGCGCACATGTCGATATCCATCTGGCCGACGATCTGGTGCGGCAGTATTCACTGTGGAGCTGGAGTCAGGACGGTCGCGTAATCAATGTCGCCGTCAAACGCGAAGATGAAGGGCGTGGCGGCTCGGTGGCGATGCACGCGCTGCAAGATGGGTCGATGGTCGAAATCGGTGGGCCGCGTAATCACTTCAAACTCGAAAGTCACGATCGGCACGTCACGTTGATTGCAGGCGGTATTGGGGCGACGCCGCTGGTGGCAATGGCGCGGGAACTGTTGAACCGAGGGCAGGATTTTCGGGTTTATTACCTGGTGCGGTCAAGGGAATATGCCGCGATGGATGCGCAGTTTCGTTCGCTTGGATTGGATGAATGGTATCATTTGCACTGCGATGATACTGACGGTCAGTTTGATTTTGCATCGGTCATGCAATCGACGCCGATGGGTGCGGATGTGTATACCTGCGGACCTGAACCGATGCTGAATGCTGTTCTCGAAGCAAGTGCATCCTTGCGCGGCGGTGCCATCCATTTTGAACGATTTGCAGCCGCATCTGATATCGAGCACGACACAAACGCCGAATTCCGGGTCGAAATTCAGTCAACCGGCGCGGTTTACCCGGTCGGAAAGGAGGAAACCATTCTCGAAGTATTGCAAAACAACGGCGTGCAGGTCGATTTCGGCTGCTCTGAAGGGTTGTGCGGGTCATGCATTGTTGACGTAGTGTCAGGTCAGGTCGACCACCGCGACGGAATACTGACACCGCAAGAGCGGGAAAGCCACGAATTCCTGTGCACCTGCGTTTCGCGGGCCAAGTCCGAGAAACTGGTCCTGAAGCTATAG
- a CDS encoding BCCT family transporter, whose amino-acid sequence MSIPEPFTDVEIETADSGFYENYSVPIALISKAIMVGLVLWALVFPANANSTLGSLNSQLLEVFNSFYIVIVGFFFFFLAVVAIIPSTGRRIMGTPGEKPEFSNFSWFSMMFGAGLGVGLMVFATAEPLGLWGSNPVVVSGAVEGNTPEALQSAYRFTFLHYGFHAWAIYVVTGLSLAYYAYTRDMPLTIRSALTPLFGRFVNGFFGHVVDVLGVVATILGVSVTIGFGVSQFIDGLYAITGMQWIMDLGGEVPTPSKVGLIAGLVVIMGLSIISAVSGVGRGVKYLSNLNLVLSIILLGTFVVFGSFVFAMTTYGTAMIDYILHFVSLSFNAYGPLSAEAFAAALPAEAQAHAADLMAGATNAWGSFDGFKSGLEGAAAELDEATLAAAYAAGEQGRQFGWQSGWTTFYWAWWIAFSPFVGLFLARISKGRSVREFILGCVFAPALVCFAWMTVLGGTAIDLELAGAAEGAIIGASNTNKLFVTLSYMIDSGLLSMLNIMCVILIMTFLVTSADSGILVMNTIMSGGSQETGIKHRIIWGVILTAVIGALILAAGENNPMDALRNAMIIGALPFTVVMGLMCVSLAKALFRDSQRDKHSASSTQAAE is encoded by the coding sequence ATGTCGATACCCGAACCTTTCACGGACGTTGAAATAGAAACGGCTGATTCCGGATTCTATGAAAACTACAGCGTCCCAATTGCCCTGATCAGCAAGGCCATCATGGTCGGGCTGGTCCTGTGGGCCCTGGTTTTCCCTGCGAATGCAAACAGCACGTTGGGCAGCCTGAACAGCCAGTTGCTGGAAGTCTTCAACAGCTTCTACATCGTCATTGTCGGTTTTTTCTTCTTTTTCCTGGCCGTTGTTGCGATCATTCCGTCCACGGGTCGCCGGATCATGGGAACGCCGGGGGAAAAGCCCGAGTTTTCGAACTTCTCATGGTTTTCCATGATGTTCGGTGCCGGTCTTGGTGTCGGTCTCATGGTCTTTGCGACAGCAGAACCGCTGGGTCTCTGGGGATCTAACCCGGTTGTCGTTTCCGGCGCGGTCGAAGGTAACACGCCTGAGGCACTGCAATCGGCCTACCGTTTCACTTTCCTGCACTATGGTTTCCACGCCTGGGCGATCTACGTGGTGACCGGTCTGTCGTTGGCGTATTACGCTTATACACGCGACATGCCTCTGACGATCCGCTCGGCGCTGACTCCGCTGTTTGGCCGTTTCGTCAATGGTTTTTTCGGCCACGTGGTCGACGTTTTGGGCGTTGTCGCAACGATCCTCGGCGTGTCCGTAACTATCGGTTTTGGCGTCAGCCAGTTCATCGACGGCCTCTATGCCATCACCGGCATGCAGTGGATCATGGATCTGGGTGGCGAGGTGCCGACCCCCAGCAAGGTTGGTCTGATTGCAGGCTTGGTCGTCATCATGGGTCTGTCGATCATTTCGGCGGTTTCCGGTGTTGGCCGAGGTGTCAAGTACCTGTCCAACCTGAACCTGGTGCTGTCGATCATCCTGCTGGGCACTTTCGTGGTCTTCGGTTCGTTTGTCTTTGCCATGACCACTTATGGCACTGCGATGATCGACTACATTTTGCACTTCGTGTCGCTCAGCTTTAACGCCTATGGCCCGCTGTCGGCCGAAGCATTCGCAGCGGCCCTGCCGGCCGAGGCGCAAGCACATGCCGCAGACCTGATGGCAGGCGCGACCAATGCCTGGGGCAGCTTCGACGGCTTCAAAAGCGGTCTGGAAGGTGCAGCAGCCGAGTTGGACGAAGCAACCTTGGCCGCGGCCTATGCTGCGGGTGAGCAAGGTCGTCAGTTCGGCTGGCAATCAGGCTGGACTACCTTCTACTGGGCATGGTGGATCGCATTCTCGCCCTTCGTGGGTCTGTTCCTGGCGCGCATCTCCAAGGGGCGCAGCGTTCGTGAGTTCATTCTGGGCTGCGTGTTCGCACCTGCGCTGGTATGCTTTGCCTGGATGACCGTTCTGGGCGGCACAGCGATCGATCTGGAACTGGCAGGCGCGGCGGAAGGTGCGATCATTGGCGCATCGAACACCAACAAGCTGTTCGTAACCCTGTCCTACATGATCGACAGTGGGCTTCTGTCCATGCTGAACATCATGTGCGTGATCCTGATCATGACCTTCCTGGTGACCTCGGCTGACTCGGGTATTCTGGTGATGAACACCATCATGTCGGGTGGTAGCCAGGAAACCGGTATCAAGCACCGCATCATCTGGGGTGTGATCCTGACGGCGGTGATCGGCGCGCTGATCCTGGCGGCCGGTGAAAACAACCCGATGGACGCACTGCGCAACGCCATGATCATCGGTGCGCTTCCGTTCACCGTGGTGATGGGTCTGATGTGCGTATCGCTGGCCAAGGCGCTGTTCCGCGACAGTCAGCGTGACAAGCACTCTGCCAGCAGCACGCAGGCTGCTGAATAA
- a CDS encoding FAD:protein FMN transferase, with translation MRKCRDWNRTAQGFATDLVDRALRKAGWEKVLVNIGEYYASGRQWLLGVSDPLHGLEEATHLKDRAIATSSPGVMRLRSGGAYIIDPMGENAPLWSTVSVQALDAATAGALSTAFCHASETEIAAALARAAGDCIAICVRPNGKVVVLQSQKAPDHTEAFRVL, from the coding sequence GTGAGAAAATGCAGGGATTGGAACCGCACCGCTCAGGGTTTTGCTACTGATCTGGTCGATCGCGCCTTGCGCAAGGCCGGGTGGGAAAAGGTTCTGGTCAATATCGGAGAGTATTATGCAAGTGGCCGTCAGTGGCTGCTGGGTGTCTCGGATCCATTGCACGGGCTTGAGGAAGCCACGCATTTGAAAGACCGCGCCATCGCTACGTCCAGCCCCGGCGTCATGCGCCTGCGGTCCGGCGGTGCTTACATCATCGACCCGATGGGCGAAAACGCACCGCTTTGGTCAACGGTCAGTGTCCAGGCCCTGGATGCTGCGACAGCAGGCGCGCTTTCAACGGCATTCTGTCATGCTTCCGAGACTGAAATAGCAGCGGCCCTTGCGCGGGCAGCCGGCGATTGCATCGCAATCTGTGTTCGCCCCAATGGGAAAGTGGTCGTGCTTCAGAGTCAAAAAGCCCCGGATCACACCGAGGCTTTTCGAGTTCTTTGA
- a CDS encoding xanthine dehydrogenase family protein subunit M has translation MYSFEFEKPSTIADAVAALTAEDAQALGGGQTLIPTLKQRLAAPSKLVSVSGIPEMQGVCVEDDGSVSIGGATPHAVVAREAAGSYPALAALAGQIGDPAVRNRGTIGGSVANNDPAACYPAGVSGSGATVVTNTRRIAADDFFQGMFTTALDEGEIITSVRFPVPQAASYQKFLQPASRFALVGVYLARFADGVRVAVTGASEDGVFRWSEAEQALNKEFRPDALMDLRVNPVNMIADLHGSKEYRAHLVSVMTKRAVADCI, from the coding sequence ATGTACAGTTTCGAGTTTGAGAAACCCTCGACTATAGCTGATGCGGTTGCCGCACTGACGGCTGAGGATGCGCAGGCGTTGGGGGGCGGACAGACGCTGATCCCAACATTGAAGCAACGGTTGGCGGCCCCGTCCAAGTTGGTGTCGGTCAGCGGAATTCCCGAGATGCAAGGCGTTTGCGTCGAGGATGACGGATCGGTGTCGATCGGTGGCGCGACGCCCCACGCTGTCGTCGCCCGCGAGGCCGCGGGATCATATCCAGCGCTTGCAGCGCTGGCCGGTCAGATCGGCGATCCGGCAGTCCGCAACCGCGGGACGATTGGCGGTTCGGTTGCCAACAATGACCCTGCGGCCTGTTATCCGGCAGGGGTATCGGGATCAGGGGCGACAGTGGTGACCAATACCCGCCGGATTGCCGCCGATGACTTTTTCCAGGGAATGTTCACGACGGCGCTGGATGAGGGTGAAATCATCACATCGGTCCGTTTCCCGGTACCGCAAGCGGCGAGCTACCAAAAGTTCCTTCAGCCAGCGTCGCGATTTGCGCTTGTCGGGGTCTATCTGGCCCGCTTCGCAGACGGAGTACGTGTCGCGGTAACCGGCGCGAGCGAGGACGGCGTTTTCCGGTGGTCAGAGGCTGAACAGGCGCTGAACAAAGAATTTCGCCCTGATGCCCTCATGGACCTGCGCGTGAACCCGGTGAACATGATCGCTGATCTACATGGCAGCAAGGAGTATCGAGCACATCTCGTTTCGGTCATGACCAAACGCGCGGTTGCAGACTGCATATAA
- a CDS encoding xanthine dehydrogenase family protein molybdopterin-binding subunit, which yields MPKDSGIGASSKRREDVRFLTGAGNYTDDINVHGQAYVHFLRSDIAHGRIKSVDTSTAESMPGVVKVFTGKDFEGVGGMPCGWEVTDKHGAPMQEPPHPILAQGKVRHVGDPIAAVVADSLEQARDAAEAIEVDIEELPAVIDMKAAAQDGATLVHDDLKNNICYDWQLGEADDAKVNEVFANAAHVTTLELVNNRLVANPMEPRVAVAEYSRGTDEYTLYTTSQNPHVIRLLMCAFVLGLPEHKVRVVAPDVGGGFGTKIFHYAEEAFCTFAAKACNRPVKWTASRSEAFMSDAQGRDHVSKIELALDADNNFVGLRTNTYANLGAYLSTFSSSVPTWLHGTLMAGNYKTPVIQVNVKAMFTNTVPVDAYRGAGRPEATYQLERVIDKAARELGVDPIALRRQNFVTQFPYDTPVALTYDTGDYNGTMDKLEAAADLAGFAARRSASEANGKLRGLGINCYIEACGIAPSNIVGMLGARAGLYDAATVRVNATGSISVMVGAHSHGQGHETAFPQVVADMIGIDESMVEIVHGDTSKIPFGMGTYGSRSLAVCGSAMVRATEKVIDKAKKIAAHLLEASEADIELKDGQFSVAGTDKSVAWGDVTLTAYVPHNYPLEVEPGLEETAFYDPANFTFPAGAYACEVEVDPETGQVSIEKFTAADDFGNIVNPMIVDGQVHGGIGQGIGQALLENCAYDENGQLLSASFMDYAMPRADDVPFYGVDHSSQTPCTHNPLGVKGCGEAGAIGSPPAVVNAVLDALNSGGRAIDHIDMPMSPSRVWTAMQG from the coding sequence ATGCCCAAAGACAGTGGCATCGGAGCCAGTTCCAAGCGACGCGAGGACGTGCGCTTTCTGACCGGAGCAGGCAATTACACCGACGATATCAACGTACATGGTCAGGCCTATGTGCATTTTCTGCGGTCTGACATCGCGCATGGCCGGATCAAATCCGTGGACACTTCGACGGCTGAAAGCATGCCCGGCGTGGTCAAGGTTTTCACCGGTAAAGACTTTGAAGGCGTGGGCGGGATGCCCTGCGGCTGGGAAGTCACCGACAAGCACGGCGCGCCGATGCAAGAGCCGCCGCACCCCATTCTGGCGCAGGGCAAAGTGCGCCATGTGGGAGACCCGATCGCCGCCGTTGTGGCCGACAGCCTTGAGCAGGCCCGCGACGCGGCCGAGGCCATCGAGGTGGATATCGAGGAACTGCCCGCGGTGATCGACATGAAAGCCGCCGCGCAGGATGGCGCGACCCTGGTCCATGACGATCTGAAGAACAACATCTGCTATGACTGGCAGCTGGGCGAGGCGGACGACGCCAAGGTGAACGAGGTGTTTGCCAACGCGGCGCATGTCACCACGCTGGAACTGGTGAACAACCGTCTGGTTGCCAACCCGATGGAACCGCGCGTGGCCGTGGCGGAATACAGCCGGGGCACGGATGAATACACGCTCTATACCACCTCGCAGAACCCGCATGTGATCCGACTGCTGATGTGTGCCTTCGTGCTGGGCCTGCCTGAGCACAAGGTCCGCGTCGTGGCGCCGGATGTGGGCGGCGGTTTCGGCACCAAGATTTTCCACTACGCCGAGGAAGCGTTTTGTACTTTCGCCGCCAAGGCCTGCAACCGTCCGGTCAAGTGGACGGCCAGCCGCTCCGAGGCGTTCATGTCGGATGCACAGGGCCGCGACCATGTCAGCAAGATCGAGCTGGCGCTGGATGCCGACAACAATTTCGTCGGGCTGCGCACCAACACATACGCCAATCTGGGTGCCTATCTGTCCACCTTCTCCAGCTCGGTCCCGACCTGGCTGCACGGTACGCTGATGGCAGGCAACTACAAGACGCCGGTCATTCAGGTGAACGTGAAGGCGATGTTCACCAATACAGTGCCGGTGGACGCCTATCGCGGCGCAGGCCGCCCCGAAGCGACGTACCAGCTGGAGCGCGTGATCGACAAGGCCGCGCGCGAGCTGGGCGTTGATCCGATTGCGCTGCGTCGTCAGAACTTCGTCACCCAGTTTCCCTATGACACGCCGGTGGCGCTGACCTATGACACCGGGGATTACAACGGGACCATGGACAAGCTGGAGGCCGCTGCCGATCTGGCGGGTTTTGCGGCGCGTCGTTCGGCCAGTGAGGCTAATGGCAAGCTGCGGGGCCTGGGCATCAACTGCTATATCGAGGCCTGCGGGATTGCGCCCTCGAACATCGTTGGCATGTTGGGGGCCCGAGCGGGTCTTTACGATGCGGCGACCGTGCGGGTGAACGCCACCGGCTCGATCAGCGTCATGGTTGGTGCGCATAGCCACGGGCAGGGGCATGAAACCGCCTTCCCGCAGGTTGTGGCCGACATGATCGGCATCGACGAGTCGATGGTCGAGATCGTGCATGGCGATACGTCGAAGATCCCGTTTGGCATGGGCACCTATGGCTCGCGTTCGCTGGCCGTTTGCGGGTCTGCCATGGTCAGGGCGACCGAGAAGGTGATCGACAAGGCCAAGAAGATCGCGGCCCACCTGCTGGAGGCGTCCGAGGCCGATATCGAGCTGAAGGACGGTCAGTTCAGCGTTGCGGGTACTGATAAGTCAGTGGCCTGGGGCGATGTGACCCTGACGGCCTATGTCCCGCACAACTATCCACTGGAAGTGGAGCCCGGGTTGGAGGAAACCGCGTTCTATGATCCGGCCAACTTTACCTTCCCGGCAGGCGCCTATGCCTGCGAAGTCGAGGTTGATCCGGAAACCGGTCAGGTCAGCATCGAGAAATTCACTGCGGCGGATGACTTCGGCAACATCGTTAACCCGATGATCGTGGATGGTCAGGTGCACGGTGGTATCGGTCAGGGCATCGGGCAGGCGCTGCTTGAGAACTGTGCCTATGACGAAAACGGCCAGCTGCTGAGCGCGTCCTTCATGGACTACGCGATGCCGCGTGCGGATGACGTGCCATTCTACGGTGTCGACCATTCCAGCCAGACGCCGTGTACCCACAACCCCTTGGGCGTGAAAGGCTGCGGCGAAGCCGGCGCGATCGGCTCACCGCCTGCGGTGGTCAACGCGGTGCTGGATGCGTTGAACTCGGGTGGAAGGGCTATTGATCATATCGACATGCCGATGAGCCCGTCACGCGTTTGGACGGCGATGCAAGGTTGA
- a CDS encoding (2Fe-2S)-binding protein, translating into MKISMTVNGKAVSGDVEGRTLLSGFLRDNLSLTGTHVGCDTAQCGACVVHVNGEAVKSCNMLAAEADGADVGTIEGQASPDGSLNVIQQAFQDHHGLQCGFCTPGMVMSTAALLKENPRPTEAEIRKYLEGNLCRCTGYHNIVKAIMAASGQDVGSIAAE; encoded by the coding sequence ATGAAGATTTCCATGACCGTGAATGGCAAAGCCGTAAGCGGAGACGTCGAGGGCCGGACATTGTTGTCCGGTTTTCTGCGCGATAACCTGTCTTTGACGGGGACGCATGTGGGGTGCGATACCGCACAATGTGGTGCTTGCGTGGTACATGTGAACGGCGAAGCCGTGAAATCGTGCAACATGCTGGCTGCCGAAGCAGACGGCGCTGATGTCGGAACTATTGAAGGTCAGGCATCGCCGGATGGTTCGCTGAACGTAATCCAGCAGGCCTTTCAGGATCACCACGGGCTTCAGTGTGGGTTCTGCACTCCGGGAATGGTGATGAGTACCGCTGCTCTGCTGAAAGAGAACCCGCGCCCGACCGAGGCCGAAATCAGGAAATATCTGGAAGGCAACCTGTGCCGCTGCACTGGATACCACAACATTGTCAAAGCGATCATGGCCGCATCTGGTCAGGACGTCGGCAGCATAGCTGCAGAATAG
- a CDS encoding CoxG family protein, whose amino-acid sequence MELNDSRVIAAPRSKVWAALLSAEVLKECVPGCQEMTGSIEDGFEATVVQKVGPVKATFKGSVTLSDLVELESVKLSGEGKGGAAGFAKGAADVTLSDAPEGTLLTYKVDARVGGKLAQLGGRVIDGVARKMADQFFENFQNAVEPQDAPEPETSEEGETGEEKKGWIKRVLGG is encoded by the coding sequence ATGGAACTCAATGACAGCCGCGTCATCGCCGCGCCGCGATCCAAAGTCTGGGCCGCGCTCTTGTCGGCAGAGGTTCTGAAAGAATGCGTGCCGGGATGTCAGGAGATGACAGGTTCGATCGAAGACGGGTTCGAGGCCACCGTCGTGCAGAAAGTAGGCCCGGTCAAAGCGACTTTCAAAGGCTCTGTGACCCTTTCTGATCTCGTGGAGCTTGAAAGCGTGAAGTTATCGGGTGAAGGTAAGGGAGGAGCCGCCGGATTTGCCAAGGGTGCGGCCGATGTCACCTTGTCGGACGCCCCCGAAGGTACGCTGCTGACCTACAAGGTTGATGCGCGCGTCGGTGGCAAGCTGGCTCAGTTGGGGGGGCGCGTGATTGATGGGGTTGCCAGAAAAATGGCCGACCAGTTCTTTGAGAACTTCCAGAATGCGGTCGAACCTCAGGATGCGCCCGAACCCGAAACCTCGGAAGAAGGCGAGACCGGGGAAGAAAAGAAAGGTTGGATCAAGCGCGTGTTAGGCGGTTGA
- a CDS encoding ABC transporter substrate-binding protein, with the protein MIGRSLFLLLLAATLSTGMAMARCEDHVPQPKPQNAGRDIVGADLDTIVERGYIEFAAYDDFPPWSYERDGKILGVDIDIGRLIAEELDVEARFNLVAAGENLEADLRNWIWKGPLINGRVANVMLHVPYDSEFACRVEQVVFTGQYHVEEIAIAYGRDTYPDDPPVPAYFRIDTVAVENDSIADFYLSAFPGGQLAQNMRRYPTVAKAMQALAGGATMAAMGPRAQLEARLAPELDIHTPPLPGFAVSSWTTGVAVHFAYRGLGYAVDDAIYAALRDGRITEIFNRHGLTLSPPALR; encoded by the coding sequence ATGATCGGACGCTCACTTTTTCTCCTCCTGTTGGCTGCCACCCTTTCCACCGGAATGGCGATGGCCCGATGCGAGGATCATGTGCCTCAACCCAAACCACAAAACGCCGGTCGGGATATCGTTGGCGCCGATCTCGATACCATTGTCGAGCGTGGCTATATCGAATTCGCCGCCTATGACGATTTCCCACCGTGGTCCTATGAGAGGGACGGCAAGATACTTGGCGTGGACATCGACATAGGCAGGTTGATTGCCGAGGAGCTGGATGTTGAAGCGCGTTTCAATCTGGTGGCTGCCGGAGAAAACCTTGAGGCCGACCTGCGCAACTGGATCTGGAAGGGACCCCTGATCAATGGGCGGGTCGCAAATGTGATGTTGCACGTCCCCTATGACAGCGAATTCGCCTGCCGGGTCGAACAGGTGGTCTTCACCGGGCAATACCATGTCGAGGAAATCGCCATCGCGTATGGCCGCGATACCTATCCCGATGACCCGCCAGTTCCTGCGTATTTCCGGATCGACACTGTCGCCGTCGAGAACGATTCGATTGCCGATTTCTATTTGTCGGCATTTCCCGGCGGTCAATTGGCCCAAAACATGCGCAGATATCCCACTGTCGCCAAGGCAATGCAGGCGCTTGCCGGTGGTGCGACGATGGCGGCCATGGGACCACGTGCCCAACTTGAGGCCAGGCTGGCGCCAGAGCTGGACATCCATACCCCACCCCTGCCCGGTTTTGCCGTCAGTTCATGGACCACTGGCGTGGCCGTTCATTTCGCCTATCGCGGCCTCGGCTATGCTGTGGACGATGCCATTTATGCGGCGTTGCGGGACGGGCGCATCACCGAAATCTTCAATCGTCACGGCCTTACACTTTCGCCGCCCGCGCTGCGGTGA